One genomic window of Pecten maximus chromosome 3, xPecMax1.1, whole genome shotgun sequence includes the following:
- the LOC117323768 gene encoding optic atrophy 3 protein homolog, with the protein MPLPAIKLMSLVVKQLIGKPIANRVKEAAKNSPRFKNSVVLPLAQFYTRTTVQIKSRMLGIGKVESVEPISIERAVDLMGDFAGEVTIVVIAISLVFLEMHRQNQKVESTYDAYNDTIESLKDRVEQLELVVKNQTLQTEKMEEVVKNLNQTVFYSQHGITSKILNTTEEQKAAENKKSKS; encoded by the exons ATGCCTCTACCTGCGATAAAACTAATGTCACTTGTTGTGAAACAGCTGATAGGGAAACCAATTGCTAACCGCGTGAAGGAAGCAGCTAAGAACTCACCTCGATTTAAAAACTCCGTGGTTTTGCCTTTAGCTCAAT TTTATACAAGAACAACAGTCCAGATAAAAAGTCGAATGCTGGGTATCGGGAAAGTGGAGTCAGTAGAACCTATCAGTATAGAGCGGGCTGTTGACCTGATGGGGGACTTCGCTGGCGAAGTTACTATAGTGGTCATTGCTATTTCACTTGTCTTTCTTGAAATGCATAGACAAAACCAAAAAGTGGAGTCAACATATGACGCCTACAATGATACCATTGAGTCTCTGAAAGACAGAGTGGAACAGTTGGAACTGGTTGTGAAAAACCAAACTCTTCAAACAGAAAAAATGGAAGAAGTagttaaaaatttaaatcaGACAGTATTTTACTCCCAACATGGAATAACGAGTAAAATTCTGAATACAACTGAGGAACAGAAAGCTGctgaaaacaaaaaatctaaGTCATAA